tagctaaatattttatttatttatttttattcagtcAAGTTCACCAGAGCATCAAGATTGTGGACATACTACGGAGAATAACAGTCTGATTAATAATACTAAAGATTTAAGTCACTCGCATGCCAGCTCGGGTTATCAATTACCTATGATAGATCACGCAGAAACAATACCTCAAGCTAGTTACAAAGTATCGGAAACTGTCAGGAAACGACAGTATCGTGTTGGATTAAACTTGTTCAATAAAAAACCTGAACGTGGCATTACTTATTTAATAAGACGTGGGTTCTTAGAAAATAGTCCTCAAGGAGTTGCTAGATTTTTGATCAGTAGAAAAGGATTGTCTAAACAAATGATTGGAGAATATTTGGGCAATTTGcaaaatacatttaatatGGCTGTTCTAgagtaagtattttttttactacacatattttttaataacgcGGTTGTTTTCGggcaataatattttattcaccATTGAAAAAGTTTTACAATAAAAGGTTACAAGACTCTTGATTTCTATCCTTGTAaattcagataaaaatttaaaaagttataaagtcACTTTGAGTTTCATAACTTTTGTCATTCAAGTAATAGCAactttttaagttttttttatcttctattttttattttttgaaaatttaatcatacaATTTCTTAAGATAATtgtcaacgaaaaaaattttatgaatatatgtctgtaatttttgaatgaaaaaaatttcttaaaaaaaaaaaaatcaattaaagtAAAAGCTCCAATTATTGACACTAAAGAAGTTTGAGTAACTGTATAATCACGACTGATCTTGTTACTCTTGACTAGATACCAActctctttttttatttttttggactAATGAGTccgttgataatttttactagtATTTTATCTAATAGATGTTTAgtaaaattgttaagtatCAAATACTGTTATTTGTGTGcttatattataaaacatcAATATACATTAAGTGACGTAATAATCTAGtgcacattttttatttttacataaaaggCAGATTATTttccatagaaaaaaaaagaagataccttggctcaagaatatttttttctttgaccAATAAAACTTTGGCTTTTGTTCTGGATTACAACAAATATTCTTGGGCttagaaaataattcttaagtgaaggttttcttttttctgtgtacactAGTGTCAGATTACgctaaaattttaacactaTCCGAAAGAGCCAATTTTCTATGCTGGATATTCCTTAACTTACTCCACCTTCCATCTAAAAACATTCAATTAAagataatatatttgaaatttattgttttttaataaaacaatgtGCGTTGTTAAAAATCGGGATGtcaattcaaagtaaatacggattttatttcaatcgaaattcactccgtcactcgaaGTTtcggatttgaaaaaaaaatcacttcgcatATGAAGTAAAtagtgagttttttttttagaggagTGAATTCGGGGTGAAtatcgattttatttcaatccgtaTCCACTTCGATCTGgagttttaatgttaaaataaattcccctccgaaataaatttcactccaagattcactccggatttaatccgtgTTCCTTTAATCCGTGTAATTACAGAGTTTTTAAACTCTAATTGCACTTACTTTCTTCGATAACTCACATGGAAGACTACTCCAACACTACCCAAGTACATCCTCGACTCCTTCATAACggcttgaaaaattattttcgttaatatttttagtattagattatattaattagaaaatGAGACCAGTTgcaattataaacaattattgaagttttttagaaattataatttattaattatatttaatatcaataataattgaatttttcgaatgcatttttttatttgaagcttctacttatttttaaaattgatagaTAAAATTCTTTAATACATATAGAGCATTTTATATGATTACAAATATACGAATTACTGACATGTCTCCCAATCTTTATAAAAGTCTCAGTCTTTATGCtattttcaaagatattgcgaaatttaatttatttttttggtgcAATCTTTTATATTAGAAATTAGAAATGTGTTTTCTCGAATTCTATATATTCTGAagaatgtataaaaatatcaatgacATTTAAAGATGTTGAAAGGAGCTGagtaactaataaaataaaataaagtttgatTAATTAGTAAGCTATCAATAACTGGAGTTTTTACTTTAtgtcaaatattttcttgacattTAACTAAGTGGCAAAAGTTATAGAATCTAATGCAACTTTTCAagaatatagaaaatttaatgcagtaaatataaaaaaatttttgcatgaAATTAACATACGTCaatatttcattataaaaaaaaaatgattaaaagttattataaaatcgactatttatttaaataatattacgcattcatttgatttaaattaaccTTTAACTATCcggttatttaaataaataattaataattcattgaaaaaattataaaaaaaaaaaatagcaaattaattacaaattaaaatgcACGTATAATGTTGTAacatataagaaataaaagtatgaacaatgtaattaaaaatgaatgaaactaaaataatgttgtaattttttgttcagGTGTTTTGCTCATGAGTTAGACCTCGCTGGAATGCAAGTGGATGTGGCTTTGAGAAAATTCCAGGCATACTTCCGTATGCCGGGTGAGGCCCAAAAAATAGAAAGATTGATGGAAGTATTTAGTACACGTTACTGCCAGTGTAATCCAGATGTTATATCAAGACTAAGATCACCTGACACTGTCTTTGTATTGGCATTCGCAATAATAATGCTCAATACAGACTTACACACACCAAATTTAAAACCCGAACGCAGAATGAGATTGGAcgattttgttaaaaatcttCGTGGTATTGATGACTGCGGCGATATTGATAAAGATATTTTAGTTGGTATATATGATCGTGTAAAAGCTAACGAATTTAAACCGGGATCAGATCACGTCACACAAGTAATGAAAGTTCAAGCAACTATTGTTGGAAAGAAACCTAATATGGCATTACCGCATCGCAGACTTGTTTGCTACTGTAGACTCTATGAAATTCCTGATATACATAAGAAAGAACGACCGGGAGTTCATCAACGAGaagtttttcttttcaatGACCTTCTTGTTGTTACTAAAATTCTCAGTAAAAAGAAAAGCAGCGTTACCTACACTTTTAGACAAAGTTTTCCTCTTTGCGGTATGGTCGTTACGCTTTTTGAAGTTCCAcgtaagttttattttcattattattatttttatttattctaaaagaaatattagaacattttaattgagaaaaattaaaatactaataataataataatcatcgtcatcaaattaaattcctgtttgaaagtacaaaaaattgtattttaaatgtctgATAGTAACTTCAATGTTGAGAAATTGTATTGTTATGCAgacaatatttttgatgaaattttttttttttttatatatatataatttatattagtaatacatttttattgcCTGCGAAGCGGGCGGGATCTgctagtaaataataaattgaatattaaaatttaaaattaacgtattaaattttaatattttacagatTATCCATACGGTATAAGATTATCACAGCGTGTTGATGGTAAAGTACTAGTCACATTTAATGCAAGAAATGAACACGACCGTTGTAAATTTGCTGAAGATCTACGAGAATCAATAAGCGAAATGGATGAAATGGAAACACTGAGAATTGAAACAGAATTAGAACGACAAAAAAGTAGTCGCGGTGCTCGTGGTAGTTCAGAAAATCGTGATTCTGGTGTTGCTGACGTTGAAGTTTGTCCCTATCCAGGACCGTGCTCTGAAAGACAAGAAGCTGCGGATTTAGATCCTCAATTAAAAAGATCAGCACTCAGCAATTCATTGCTTGATATTCACGAacaatgtaattttaattataatttataattgcaataaatatttatttatttatattatattatatataaattataatttttagttgccGGTGAAAAACCTCAAAGGCGCGGTAGTGTTGGCTCACTTGACAGCGGCATGTCAATATCATTTCAGTCAACATCAGCGAGTTCAATGAGCCAAGGCGTTAAACATTCAGGACAAATTCATCCTGTACATCCAGGAGCAACAATTCCAGGGGGTGGTAAAGGACTTTCACAACAACCCTCTTTTTTAGGCGGATTATTTCATAAACGCGAACGTAAATTATCACAATGTGACGATAATGGCCCTTATAGTCGTACCACTGAAGTTTAAATTCtgtcaattatataaataaatgagtaaatataaatataaatatataaatataaatataaatacatcgTCATCACATTTTGAGCTAgtgaattgataataaaataacaaattattaattaaattaaacaccCAACTAATTTAAAGTCTTGATATTGATTTAAACTGAGAGCTAAAGTAAATTTCCCAGTCCGACGGTTAAATTTAATCGACTACGGACcgtttaaatatcaattaacaTCTACGGGTTCTTGGA
This genomic interval from Microplitis mediator isolate UGA2020A chromosome 2, iyMicMedi2.1, whole genome shotgun sequence contains the following:
- the LOC130678452 gene encoding IQ motif and SEC7 domain-containing protein 1 isoform X5; this translates as MKATIASFPHKIDRPSHNTNLGQNHGGSTHGVYSTSGSQTSLSTSYITGQSYMQSQNYGHAAYPTQTMQVYPHTGYSQPQSYGTMVQGYGGQPQSGYQQTHHKKGSIRNGDVLKRCRLQNAYELSQDLLDKQIEMLERKYGGVKARNAALTIQRAFRRYTLLKKFAAITAMAKAEKRLSRNIQDNAERSSVIAGDHDRMLYHNQIYIQQSPQSTNNRPVPIRSMSLRERRHAENSAMPRSQSGRCEVQIMGQINTGHQQHPSAYTLHQTGRHTPSLTPSPCGRHQPPASPCWDTSSQESGSSIHYYNPQETLCGLRQETPPRDHHRTPCTSPSTPHNLQTPLTHSWGNSSQLSSGGRSRSSGKKVPPEVPKRTSSISSRSMEQRHNGLSKSVENGSLSSVQSSGSDSTNCESSEGDAQRGSPIWKHKGISSSPEHQDCGHTTENNSLINNTKDLSHSHASSGYQLPMIDHAETIPQASYKVSETVRKRQYRVGLNLFNKKPERGITYLIRRGFLENSPQGVARFLISRKGLSKQMIGEYLGNLQNTFNMAVLECFAHELDLAGMQVDVALRKFQAYFRMPGEAQKIERLMEVFSTRYCQCNPDVISRLRSPDTVFVLAFAIIMLNTDLHTPNLKPERRMRLDDFVKNLRGIDDCGDIDKDILVGIYDRVKANEFKPGSDHVTQVMKVQATIVGKKPNMALPHRRLVCYCRLYEIPDIHKKERPGVHQREVFLFNDLLVVTKILSKKKSSVTYTFRQSFPLCGMVVTLFEVPHYPYGIRLSQRVDGKVLVTFNARNEHDRCKFAEDLRESISEMDEMETLRIETELERQKSSRGARGSSENRDSGVADVEVCPYPGPCSERQEAADLDPQLKRSALSNSLLDIHEQFAGEKPQRRGSVGSLDSGMSISFQSTSASSMSQGVKHSGQIHPVHPGATIPGGGKGLSQQPSFLGGLFHKRERKLSQCDDNGPYSRTTEV
- the LOC130678452 gene encoding IQ motif and SEC7 domain-containing protein 1 isoform X1, with the protein product MSNAALNLIDQQHHQQQQQQKQQQQLQLQQPVDCLITKPDNDVETLIDEKNRLISCQYSEIERLQRELSEVIGERDALLCEVSKFKFELEMADLKRLHDDSFPHKIDRPSHNTNLGQNHGGSTHGVYSTSGSQTSLSTSYITGQSYMQSQNYGHAAYPTQTMQVYPHTGYSQPQSYGTMVQGYGGQPQSGYQQTHHKKGSIRNGDVLKRCRLQNAYELSQDLLDKQIEMLERKYGGVKARNAALTIQRAFRRYTLLKKFAAITAMAKAEKRLSRNIQDNAERSSVIAGDHDRMLYHNQIYIQQSPQSTNNRPVPIRSMSLRERRHAENSAMPRSQSGRCEVQIMGQINTGHQQHPSAYTLHQTGRHTPSLTPSPCGRHQPPASPCWDTSSQESGSSIHYYNPQETLCGLRQETPPRDHHRTPCTSPSTPHNLQTPLTHSWGNSSQLSSGGRSRSSGKKVPPEVPKRTSSISSRSMEQRHNGLSKSVENGSLSSVQSSGSDSTNCESSEGDAQRGSPIWKHKGISSSPEHQDCGHTTENNSLINNTKDLSHSHASSGYQLPMIDHAETIPQASYKVSETVRKRQYRVGLNLFNKKPERGITYLIRRGFLENSPQGVARFLISRKGLSKQMIGEYLGNLQNTFNMAVLECFAHELDLAGMQVDVALRKFQAYFRMPGEAQKIERLMEVFSTRYCQCNPDVISRLRSPDTVFVLAFAIIMLNTDLHTPNLKPERRMRLDDFVKNLRGIDDCGDIDKDILVGIYDRVKANEFKPGSDHVTQVMKVQATIVGKKPNMALPHRRLVCYCRLYEIPDIHKKERPGVHQREVFLFNDLLVVTKILSKKKSSVTYTFRQSFPLCGMVVTLFEVPHYPYGIRLSQRVDGKVLVTFNARNEHDRCKFAEDLRESISEMDEMETLRIETELERQKSSRGARGSSENRDSGVADVEVCPYPGPCSERQEAADLDPQLKRSALSNSLLDIHEQFAGEKPQRRGSVGSLDSGMSISFQSTSASSMSQGVKHSGQIHPVHPGATIPGGGKGLSQQPSFLGGLFHKRERKLSQCDDNGPYSRTTEV
- the LOC130678452 gene encoding IQ motif and SEC7 domain-containing protein 1 isoform X3, translating into MGLFCTRNTYSFPHKIDRPSHNTNLGQNHGGSTHGVYSTSGSQTSLSTSYITGQSYMQSQNYGHAAYPTQTMQVYPHTGYSQPQSYGTMVQGYGGQPQSGYQQTHHKKGSIRNGDVLKRCRLQNAYELSQDLLDKQIEMLERKYGGVKARNAALTIQRAFRRYTLLKKFAAITAMAKAEKRLSRNIQDNAERSSVIAGDHDRMLYHNQIYIQQSPQSTNNRPVPIRSMSLRERRHAENSAMPRSQSGRCEVQIMGQINTGHQQHPSAYTLHQTGRHTPSLTPSPCGRHQPPASPCWDTSSQESGSSIHYYNPQETLCGLRQETPPRDHHRTPCTSPSTPHNLQTPLTHSWGNSSQLSSGGRSRSSGKKVPPEVPKRTSSISSRSMEQRHNGLSKSVENGSLSSVQSSGSDSTNCESSEGDAQRGSPIWKHKGISSSPEHQDCGHTTENNSLINNTKDLSHSHASSGYQLPMIDHAETIPQASYKVSETVRKRQYRVGLNLFNKKPERGITYLIRRGFLENSPQGVARFLISRKGLSKQMIGEYLGNLQNTFNMAVLECFAHELDLAGMQVDVALRKFQAYFRMPGEAQKIERLMEVFSTRYCQCNPDVISRLRSPDTVFVLAFAIIMLNTDLHTPNLKPERRMRLDDFVKNLRGIDDCGDIDKDILVGIYDRVKANEFKPGSDHVTQVMKVQATIVGKKPNMALPHRRLVCYCRLYEIPDIHKKERPGVHQREVFLFNDLLVVTKILSKKKSSVTYTFRQSFPLCGMVVTLFEVPHYPYGIRLSQRVDGKVLVTFNARNEHDRCKFAEDLRESISEMDEMETLRIETELERQKSSRGARGSSENRDSGVADVEVCPYPGPCSERQEAADLDPQLKRSALSNSLLDIHEQFAGEKPQRRGSVGSLDSGMSISFQSTSASSMSQGVKHSGQIHPVHPGATIPGGGKGLSQQPSFLGGLFHKRERKLSQCDDNGPYSRTTEV
- the LOC130678452 gene encoding IQ motif and SEC7 domain-containing protein 1 isoform X2; protein product: MHIPEESEIMFGITMVEPRERIVACPTSRTLQHQQSPQRHYHQVIKTTRVHHSSKNTRVVTVQEKVIRSRLQLGYSTPTNFINRFPHKIDRPSHNTNLGQNHGGSTHGVYSTSGSQTSLSTSYITGQSYMQSQNYGHAAYPTQTMQVYPHTGYSQPQSYGTMVQGYGGQPQSGYQQTHHKKGSIRNGDVLKRCRLQNAYELSQDLLDKQIEMLERKYGGVKARNAALTIQRAFRRYTLLKKFAAITAMAKAEKRLSRNIQDNAERSSVIAGDHDRMLYHNQIYIQQSPQSTNNRPVPIRSMSLRERRHAENSAMPRSQSGRCEVQIMGQINTGHQQHPSAYTLHQTGRHTPSLTPSPCGRHQPPASPCWDTSSQESGSSIHYYNPQETLCGLRQETPPRDHHRTPCTSPSTPHNLQTPLTHSWGNSSQLSSGGRSRSSGKKVPPEVPKRTSSISSRSMEQRHNGLSKSVENGSLSSVQSSGSDSTNCESSEGDAQRGSPIWKHKGISSSPEHQDCGHTTENNSLINNTKDLSHSHASSGYQLPMIDHAETIPQASYKVSETVRKRQYRVGLNLFNKKPERGITYLIRRGFLENSPQGVARFLISRKGLSKQMIGEYLGNLQNTFNMAVLECFAHELDLAGMQVDVALRKFQAYFRMPGEAQKIERLMEVFSTRYCQCNPDVISRLRSPDTVFVLAFAIIMLNTDLHTPNLKPERRMRLDDFVKNLRGIDDCGDIDKDILVGIYDRVKANEFKPGSDHVTQVMKVQATIVGKKPNMALPHRRLVCYCRLYEIPDIHKKERPGVHQREVFLFNDLLVVTKILSKKKSSVTYTFRQSFPLCGMVVTLFEVPHYPYGIRLSQRVDGKVLVTFNARNEHDRCKFAEDLRESISEMDEMETLRIETELERQKSSRGARGSSENRDSGVADVEVCPYPGPCSERQEAADLDPQLKRSALSNSLLDIHEQFAGEKPQRRGSVGSLDSGMSISFQSTSASSMSQGVKHSGQIHPVHPGATIPGGGKGLSQQPSFLGGLFHKRERKLSQCDDNGPYSRTTEV
- the LOC130678452 gene encoding IQ motif and SEC7 domain-containing protein 1 isoform X4; amino-acid sequence: MIICISGFIPSFPHKIDRPSHNTNLGQNHGGSTHGVYSTSGSQTSLSTSYITGQSYMQSQNYGHAAYPTQTMQVYPHTGYSQPQSYGTMVQGYGGQPQSGYQQTHHKKGSIRNGDVLKRCRLQNAYELSQDLLDKQIEMLERKYGGVKARNAALTIQRAFRRYTLLKKFAAITAMAKAEKRLSRNIQDNAERSSVIAGDHDRMLYHNQIYIQQSPQSTNNRPVPIRSMSLRERRHAENSAMPRSQSGRCEVQIMGQINTGHQQHPSAYTLHQTGRHTPSLTPSPCGRHQPPASPCWDTSSQESGSSIHYYNPQETLCGLRQETPPRDHHRTPCTSPSTPHNLQTPLTHSWGNSSQLSSGGRSRSSGKKVPPEVPKRTSSISSRSMEQRHNGLSKSVENGSLSSVQSSGSDSTNCESSEGDAQRGSPIWKHKGISSSPEHQDCGHTTENNSLINNTKDLSHSHASSGYQLPMIDHAETIPQASYKVSETVRKRQYRVGLNLFNKKPERGITYLIRRGFLENSPQGVARFLISRKGLSKQMIGEYLGNLQNTFNMAVLECFAHELDLAGMQVDVALRKFQAYFRMPGEAQKIERLMEVFSTRYCQCNPDVISRLRSPDTVFVLAFAIIMLNTDLHTPNLKPERRMRLDDFVKNLRGIDDCGDIDKDILVGIYDRVKANEFKPGSDHVTQVMKVQATIVGKKPNMALPHRRLVCYCRLYEIPDIHKKERPGVHQREVFLFNDLLVVTKILSKKKSSVTYTFRQSFPLCGMVVTLFEVPHYPYGIRLSQRVDGKVLVTFNARNEHDRCKFAEDLRESISEMDEMETLRIETELERQKSSRGARGSSENRDSGVADVEVCPYPGPCSERQEAADLDPQLKRSALSNSLLDIHEQFAGEKPQRRGSVGSLDSGMSISFQSTSASSMSQGVKHSGQIHPVHPGATIPGGGKGLSQQPSFLGGLFHKRERKLSQCDDNGPYSRTTEV